The following proteins come from a genomic window of Caldisericia bacterium:
- a CDS encoding FtsW/RodA/SpoVE family cell cycle protein, translated as MKRRFDFILLFLFVILYLFGVLWQFSAGSVEYLKFGEFYTFKRHLIFASISFIFLFVSIYISKKTLLFLIKPIFFLSILLLVLVYIPYFNQNTLHKRWIYLFGLSFQPSELFKLTSILYTSFVLTRDYLLWKRFTYLLPLFLYIFLGVTLILFETDLSTSMLIYLIFFLMILVGTYKFKHIIIPSSILILFPVAILMKEEWRIRIISTLNPFKYITNEGYQVAQSLIAIASGGLFGVGYMNGKQKFDYIPLVSKDFIFALICEESGLLGASILLLILFLILYRGLRISLKVNDPFLKLLSFGITTHLVLQSLTVIGVNIGFFPVTGLPLPFISYGGTALLINGIEAGLLLNISRYVE; from the coding sequence ATGAAAAGGAGGTTTGATTTTATTCTTCTATTTCTTTTTGTAATTCTATATCTTTTTGGAGTCCTATGGCAATTTTCAGCAGGAAGCGTTGAATATTTAAAATTTGGAGAATTTTACACCTTCAAAAGACATTTAATTTTTGCTTCTATTTCATTTATCTTTCTTTTTGTTTCAATTTACATTTCTAAAAAAACTCTTCTTTTTTTAATAAAACCGATTTTCTTTTTATCAATCTTACTTCTTGTTCTCGTTTACATACCATATTTTAATCAAAACACACTTCATAAAAGATGGATTTATTTATTTGGATTGAGTTTTCAACCTTCAGAACTATTTAAGTTAACATCAATTCTTTATACTTCCTTTGTGCTTACTAGAGATTATCTTTTATGGAAAAGATTTACATATCTTCTACCTCTATTCCTTTATATCTTTTTGGGTGTTACCTTAATTTTATTTGAAACAGATTTGAGCACTTCAATGCTTATTTATTTAATTTTCTTTTTAATGATTTTAGTTGGAACATATAAATTTAAACACATTATAATTCCATCTTCAATTCTCATTTTATTTCCAGTGGCTATTTTAATGAAAGAAGAGTGGAGAATTAGAATAATAAGTACACTTAATCCCTTTAAATATATAACCAATGAAGGTTATCAAGTTGCTCAATCTCTTATTGCAATAGCATCTGGAGGTCTATTTGGTGTTGGATATATGAATGGAAAACAGAAATTTGATTATATTCCACTTGTTTCAAAAGATTTTATTTTTGCTTTAATTTGTGAAGAGAGTGGGTTATTGGGTGCATCTATTCTTCTTTTAATTCTTTTTTTAATTTTATATAGAGGTTTAAGAATTTCTCTAAAGGTGAATGATCCATTTTTAAAACTTTTATCATTTGGAATAACTACTCATCTTGTCTTACAATCTTTAACAGTAATTGGAGTGAATATTGGTTTTTTTCCAGTGACTGGCCTTCCTCTTCCTTTTATAAGTTATGGAGGTACTGCACTTTTAATTAATGGTATTGAAGCGGGTTTACTTCTAAATATCTCGAGGTATGTAGAATGA
- a CDS encoding UDP-N-acetylglucosamine--N-acetylmuramyl-(pentapeptide) pyrophosphoryl-undecaprenol N-acetylglucosamine transferase — protein sequence MKVLIATGGTGGHIYPGILVGKYLKENGIDVLFTIGKRKREIEIMKKEEFPFVSLPLPQPSKISFYPFLLISLIFALKVIIKFKPDKIFATGSYSSFPILFWANFLKIPYYLHEQNTIPGKVIKIFSKKAKKVFVSFEETKSYLKKENIIFSGFPVRENIGKISKDEAVKKFNIISNKKIFLLIGGSGGSKYLLELIKKFDKEIDSLNLFGIIIKGNQTFDETLSFENIIFEYIDEIEYAYAVSDFVIGRGGAGTIWECIVSKKPSLIVPIKTSKHQIKNSKIVEKLKIGEVFISEDETFFIEKLKKISENLDYYQKNFSYLNLPKTKDIILKEILYE from the coding sequence ATGAAAGTATTAATTGCTACTGGAGGAACTGGTGGACATATTTACCCAGGTATTTTAGTAGGAAAATATTTAAAAGAAAATGGAATTGATGTTTTATTTACAATTGGTAAAAGAAAAAGAGAAATAGAGATAATGAAAAAGGAAGAATTTCCTTTTGTTTCACTTCCTTTACCCCAGCCTTCCAAAATTTCATTTTATCCATTTCTTTTAATTTCTCTAATTTTTGCTTTAAAAGTAATTATTAAGTTTAAACCAGATAAAATATTTGCAACAGGAAGTTATTCATCATTTCCAATTCTTTTTTGGGCAAACTTTTTGAAAATTCCATATTATTTACATGAACAAAACACAATTCCAGGCAAAGTTATTAAGATTTTTTCGAAAAAAGCAAAAAAAGTTTTTGTCTCTTTTGAGGAGACAAAAAGTTATCTTAAAAAAGAAAATATAATCTTTTCTGGTTTTCCAGTTAGAGAAAATATTGGAAAAATTTCAAAAGATGAAGCAGTAAAAAAATTTAATATTATTTCAAATAAAAAGATATTTTTGCTTATTGGTGGTAGTGGTGGCTCAAAATATCTTCTTGAACTTATAAAAAAATTTGACAAAGAAATAGATTCTTTAAATCTTTTTGGAATTATAATTAAAGGGAATCAAACATTTGATGAGACTCTTTCTTTTGAAAATATAATTTTTGAATATATTGATGAAATTGAATATGCTTATGCTGTATCTGATTTTGTAATTGGAAGGGGCGGTGCAGGAACAATTTGGGAGTGCATAGTTTCAAAAAAGCCATCTCTTATTGTCCCTATTAAAACCAGTAAACATCAAATTAAAAATTCAAAAATAGTGGAGAAATTAAAAATTGGAGAAGTTTTTATTTCAGAAGATGAAACATTCTTTATTGAAAAGTTAAAGAAAATTTCTGAAAATCTTGATTATTATCAAAAAAATTTTTCATATTTAAATCTTCCAAAAACAAAAGATATAATATTAAAGGAGATACTTTATGAGTAA
- the murC gene encoding UDP-N-acetylmuramate--L-alanine ligase has protein sequence MSKKVHLIGIGGSGMISLANLLLNQNFSLSGSDISINEKIEKLIEKGIYFYLGHKKENIIDKDIIIYSSAIKEENEELDYAKKLNKEVYHRVDFLKKLTENKKVIGVAGTHGKTTTTSIISHIFDKAYLSPSIYIGGETEDFYFGSKLGSGEFFILETDEHDKSFLKFEIYLPVITNIDKDHLSFDGPYKGDFESLKKSFIEFINRSLSKKVVLNLDDPVLREIKDFLNVQVISYSILDKSATFFAEIKEDKGLSQVVSLYKNKNFIKDFIIHLPGFMNVLNSLAAIATSFEFNIDKETIFKNIETFKGVKRRFEILYDKSFTVIDDHADHPTEIKTTLSVARKIYKNRRIILVLEPHRYSRVFNLKDEYPLSVKDADIIIYLPIDPADELETLGINAEILYDKTKVIYKNKEIYYFDKKSALDYLMKNIKKEDVIIFMGPGKIKNLVKEFLSEFKSS, from the coding sequence ATGAGTAAAAAAGTTCATCTAATTGGAATTGGTGGTTCTGGAATGATATCTCTTGCAAATCTACTTTTAAATCAAAATTTTTCACTTTCTGGTTCTGATATTTCAATAAACGAAAAGATTGAAAAACTAATTGAAAAAGGCATATATTTTTATTTAGGTCATAAAAAAGAAAATATTATAGATAAAGATATCATAATTTATTCATCTGCAATAAAAGAGGAGAATGAAGAGTTAGATTATGCAAAAAAACTAAATAAAGAAGTTTATCATAGAGTGGATTTTCTTAAAAAATTAACAGAAAACAAAAAGGTAATTGGTGTAGCAGGAACTCACGGAAAAACAACAACAACTTCAATTATCTCTCACATATTTGATAAAGCGTATCTTTCTCCCTCAATATATATAGGCGGAGAAACAGAAGATTTTTATTTTGGTAGTAAATTAGGAAGTGGTGAGTTCTTTATTCTTGAAACAGATGAACATGATAAATCATTTTTAAAATTTGAGATATATTTGCCAGTCATAACAAATATTGATAAAGATCATCTCTCCTTTGATGGACCATACAAAGGAGATTTTGAATCATTAAAGAAGAGTTTCATTGAATTTATAAATAGATCTCTATCAAAAAAAGTCGTTCTAAATCTTGATGATCCAGTTTTAAGAGAAATTAAAGATTTTTTAAATGTTCAAGTTATCTCATATTCAATTTTAGATAAAAGTGCCACATTTTTTGCAGAAATAAAAGAAGACAAGGGTTTGAGTCAAGTGGTTTCGTTGTATAAAAATAAAAATTTTATTAAAGATTTCATAATACACCTTCCAGGGTTTATGAATGTTTTAAATTCTCTTGCTGCAATTGCTACATCTTTTGAATTTAATATTGATAAAGAAACTATTTTTAAAAATATTGAAACTTTTAAAGGAGTTAAAAGAAGATTTGAAATTCTTTATGATAAATCTTTTACTGTTATTGATGATCATGCAGACCATCCAACTGAAATTAAAACAACTCTTTCTGTTGCAAGAAAAATTTATAAGAATAGAAGAATTATTCTTGTTTTAGAACCACATAGATATTCACGAGTTTTTAATTTAAAAGATGAATATCCTTTAAGTGTAAAAGATGCTGATATTATAATCTATTTGCCAATAGATCCAGCAGATGAATTAGAGACTCTTGGAATAAATGCCGAAATTTTGTATGATAAAACTAAGGTGATATATAAAAATAAAGAAATTTATTATTTTGATAAAAAAAGTGCATTAGATTATTTGATGAAAAACATTAAAAAAGAAGATGTTATTATATTTATGGGACCTGGTAAAATTAAAAATTTAGTTAAGGAGTTTTTAAGTGAGTTTAAGTCTTCTTAA
- the murB gene encoding UDP-N-acetylmuramate dehydrogenase → MSLSLLNDFKLIKGRVFRDFEIKNLTTFKVGGKVDYLVIPKDVEDIKTTLKIGKDKNLPVYIMGNGSNLLVSDKGIRGIVLRISKENFNRVELKGNLITSESGVPLSELISLSIKNGLSGLENLYGIPGVLGGVIAMNAGTDGCSIGDFIKEIKAIDASLNQNVLSKEEIIFSYRKSSILEKKLIVIEAKLELKKDDKERIFKTLREKIRKRKKTQPINFPTAGCVFKNEGENKAGYLIEKAGCKGLKIGDAEVSTLHANFILNRGNATFKEIISLMKLVREMVYEKFKITLNPEVVILGEVEEALPFNVLEPW, encoded by the coding sequence GTGAGTTTAAGTCTTCTTAATGATTTTAAACTGATAAAAGGTAGAGTTTTTAGGGATTTTGAAATTAAAAATTTAACAACATTTAAAGTGGGTGGAAAAGTTGATTATCTTGTTATTCCAAAAGATGTAGAGGATATAAAAACAACACTTAAAATAGGAAAAGATAAGAATCTCCCAGTTTATATAATGGGCAATGGTTCAAACCTTCTTGTTTCAGATAAAGGCATAAGAGGAATTGTTTTAAGAATTTCAAAAGAAAATTTTAATAGAGTTGAACTGAAAGGAAACTTGATTACTTCTGAAAGTGGAGTTCCTTTAAGTGAACTTATCTCTCTTTCAATTAAAAATGGTCTTTCAGGACTCGAAAATCTTTATGGAATTCCAGGTGTCCTTGGAGGTGTTATTGCTATGAATGCTGGAACTGATGGATGTTCTATTGGCGATTTTATAAAGGAGATAAAAGCAATAGATGCCTCACTAAATCAAAATGTTCTCTCAAAAGAAGAAATAATTTTTTCATATAGAAAATCTTCAATTCTTGAGAAAAAGTTAATTGTTATTGAAGCAAAATTAGAACTTAAAAAAGATGATAAAGAAAGAATATTTAAAACATTAAGAGAGAAGATAAGAAAAAGAAAAAAAACTCAACCAATCAACTTTCCAACAGCAGGATGTGTTTTTAAAAATGAGGGAGAAAATAAAGCAGGATACTTAATTGAAAAAGCAGGATGTAAGGGACTTAAAATTGGAGACGCTGAAGTTTCAACTCTTCATGCAAATTTTATATTAAATAGAGGAAATGCAACATTTAAAGAGATAATATCTCTAATGAAATTGGTAAGAGAAATGGTTTATGAGAAATTTAAAATTACTCTCAATCCTGAAGTTGTAATTTTGGGAGAGGTTGAAGAGGCTCTCCCATTTAATGTGCTTGAGCCATGGTAA